From the genome of Camelus dromedarius isolate mCamDro1 chromosome 19, mCamDro1.pat, whole genome shotgun sequence, one region includes:
- the LOC105087514 gene encoding steroid 21-hydroxylase isoform X1, whose product MVPVGLLLLPLLLALLAGARLLWGQWKLRSLHLPPLVPGFLHLLQPNLPIYLLGLTQKLGPIYRVRLGLQDVVVLNSKRTIEEAMVRKWVDFAGRPQIPSCKGRGRFGKKQGLWEAGKGRPMASLVSSTPHPQPLLTDKLVSQHCEDISLGDYSLLWKAHKKLTRSALLLGIRNSMEPWVEQLTQEFCERMRAQAGAPVTIQKEFSFLTCSIICYLTFGDKEETLVHAIHDCVQDLMKTWDHWSLQMLDMVPFLRFFPNPSLWRLKQALENRDHIVEKQLRRHKESMVAGQWRDMVDYMLQGVGRPREGEGPGQLLEGHVHMSVVDLFIGGTETTAITLSWAVAFLLHHPEIQQRLQEELDHELGPRASGTRVPFKDRARLPLLNATIAEVLRLRPVVPLALPHRATRPSSIFGYDIPEGMVVIPNLQGAHLDETVWEQPHEFRPDRFLGPGANPCVLAFGCGARVCLGEPLARLELFVVLVHLLRAFTLLPPAGALPSLQPYPYCGLNLKIQPFQVRLQPREAEAPGLGECQ is encoded by the exons ATGGTCCCcgtggggctgctgctgctgccgctgctgctggcCCTGCTAGCCGGGGCTCGCCTGCTGTGGGGCCAGTGGAAGCTCAGGAGCCTCCACCTCCCCCCTCTTGTTCCTGGCTTCTTGCACCTGCTGCAGCCCAACCTCCCCATCTATCTACTTGGCCTGACTCAGAAACTCGGGCCTATCTACAGGGTCCGCCTTGGGCTGCAAG ATGTGGTGGTGCTGAACTCCAAGAGGACCATTGAGGAGGCCATGGTCAGGAAGTGGGTGGACTTCGCTGGCAGACCCCAGATACCATCCTGTAAGGGGAGGGGGCGTTTCGGGAAGaagcaggggctgtgggaggcagggaagggcaggCCCATGGCTTCCTTGGTCAGTtcgaccccccacccccaacccctactCACAGACAAGCTGGTGTCTCAGCACTGTGAGGACATCTCCCTGGGGGACTACTCCCTGCTCTGGAAGGCCCACAAGAAGCTCACCCGCTCTGCCCTGCTGCTGGGCATCCGCAACTCCATGGAGCCCTGGGTGGAGCAGCTGACCCAGGAGTTCTGTGAG CGCATGAGAGCCCAGGCCGGTGCCCCTGTGACCATCCAGAAGGAATTCTCTTTCCTCACCTGCAGCATCATCTGTTACCTTACCTTTGGAGACAAG GAGGAGACCTTAGTACATGCCATTCATGACTGTGTCCAAGACTTGATGAAAACCTGGGACCACTGGTCCCTCCAAATGTTGGACATGGTTCCCTTTCTCAGG TtcttccccaaccccagcctctgGAGGCTGAAGCAGGCCTTGGAGAACAGGGACCACATTGTAGAGAAGCAGCTGAGGCGGCACAAG gagagCATGGTGGCCGGCCAGTGGAGGGACATGGTGGACTACATGCTCCAAGGGGTGGGGAGGCCAAGAGAGGGAGAGGGCCCTGGACAGCTCCTCGAAGGGCACGTGCATATGTCTGTGGTGGACCTTTTCATCGGTGGCACTGAGACCACGGCGATAACCCTTTCCTGGGCTGTGGCCTTCCTGCTTCACCACCCTGAG ATTCAGCAGCGACTGCAGGAGGAGCTGGATCATGAGCTGGGCCCCAGAGCCTCAGGTACCCGAGTCCCATTCAAGGACCGGGCTCGGCTGCCCTTGCTCAACGCCACCATCGCGGAGGTGCTGCGCCTGCGGCCCGTTGTGCCCCTGGCCTTGCCGCACCGCGCCACGCGGCCTAGCAG CATCTTCGGCTATGACATCCCCGAGGGCATGGTGGTCATCCCCAACCTCCAAGGCGCCCACCTTGACGAGACGGTCTGGGAGCAGCCTCACGAGTTCCGGCCGG ACCGCTTCCTGGGCCCGGGCGCCAACCCCTGCGTGTTGGCGTTTGGCTGCGGGGCGCGCGTGTGCCTGGGCGAGCCGCTGGCGCGCCTGGAGCTCTTCGTGGTGCTGGTGCACCTGCTCCGGGCCTTCACGCTGCTGCCTCCCGCGGGCGCCTTGCCCTCGCTGCAACCCTATCCCTACTGCGGCCTCAACCTCAAGATACAGCCTTTCCAGGTGCGGCTGCAGCCTCGGGAGGCGGAGGCCCCGGGTCTGGGAGAGTGCCAGTGA
- the LOC105087514 gene encoding steroid 21-hydroxylase isoform X3, protein MVPVGLLLLPLLLALLAGARLLWGQWKLRSLHLPPLVPGFLHLLQPNLPIYLLGLTQKLGPIYRVRLGLQDVVVLNSKRTIEEAMVRKWVDFAGRPQIPSYKLVSQHCEDISLGDYSLLWKAHKKLTRSALLLGIRNSMEPWVEQLTQEFCERMRAQAGAPVTIQKEFSFLTCSIICYLTFGDKQEETLVHAIHDCVQDLMKTWDHWSLQMLDMVPFLRFFPNPSLWRLKQALENRDHIVEKQLRRHKESMVAGQWRDMVDYMLQGVGRPREGEGPGQLLEGHVHMSVVDLFIGGTETTAITLSWAVAFLLHHPEIQQRLQEELDHELGPRASGTRVPFKDRARLPLLNATIAEVLRLRPVVPLALPHRATRPSSIFGYDIPEGMVVIPNLQGAHLDETVWEQPHEFRPDRFLGPGANPCVLAFGCGARVCLGEPLARLELFVVLVHLLRAFTLLPPAGALPSLQPYPYCGLNLKIQPFQVRLQPREAEAPGLGECQ, encoded by the exons ATGGTCCCcgtggggctgctgctgctgccgctgctgctggcCCTGCTAGCCGGGGCTCGCCTGCTGTGGGGCCAGTGGAAGCTCAGGAGCCTCCACCTCCCCCCTCTTGTTCCTGGCTTCTTGCACCTGCTGCAGCCCAACCTCCCCATCTATCTACTTGGCCTGACTCAGAAACTCGGGCCTATCTACAGGGTCCGCCTTGGGCTGCAAG ATGTGGTGGTGCTGAACTCCAAGAGGACCATTGAGGAGGCCATGGTCAGGAAGTGGGTGGACTTCGCTGGCAGACCCCAGATACCATCCT ACAAGCTGGTGTCTCAGCACTGTGAGGACATCTCCCTGGGGGACTACTCCCTGCTCTGGAAGGCCCACAAGAAGCTCACCCGCTCTGCCCTGCTGCTGGGCATCCGCAACTCCATGGAGCCCTGGGTGGAGCAGCTGACCCAGGAGTTCTGTGAG CGCATGAGAGCCCAGGCCGGTGCCCCTGTGACCATCCAGAAGGAATTCTCTTTCCTCACCTGCAGCATCATCTGTTACCTTACCTTTGGAGACAAG CAGGAGGAGACCTTAGTACATGCCATTCATGACTGTGTCCAAGACTTGATGAAAACCTGGGACCACTGGTCCCTCCAAATGTTGGACATGGTTCCCTTTCTCAGG TtcttccccaaccccagcctctgGAGGCTGAAGCAGGCCTTGGAGAACAGGGACCACATTGTAGAGAAGCAGCTGAGGCGGCACAAG gagagCATGGTGGCCGGCCAGTGGAGGGACATGGTGGACTACATGCTCCAAGGGGTGGGGAGGCCAAGAGAGGGAGAGGGCCCTGGACAGCTCCTCGAAGGGCACGTGCATATGTCTGTGGTGGACCTTTTCATCGGTGGCACTGAGACCACGGCGATAACCCTTTCCTGGGCTGTGGCCTTCCTGCTTCACCACCCTGAG ATTCAGCAGCGACTGCAGGAGGAGCTGGATCATGAGCTGGGCCCCAGAGCCTCAGGTACCCGAGTCCCATTCAAGGACCGGGCTCGGCTGCCCTTGCTCAACGCCACCATCGCGGAGGTGCTGCGCCTGCGGCCCGTTGTGCCCCTGGCCTTGCCGCACCGCGCCACGCGGCCTAGCAG CATCTTCGGCTATGACATCCCCGAGGGCATGGTGGTCATCCCCAACCTCCAAGGCGCCCACCTTGACGAGACGGTCTGGGAGCAGCCTCACGAGTTCCGGCCGG ACCGCTTCCTGGGCCCGGGCGCCAACCCCTGCGTGTTGGCGTTTGGCTGCGGGGCGCGCGTGTGCCTGGGCGAGCCGCTGGCGCGCCTGGAGCTCTTCGTGGTGCTGGTGCACCTGCTCCGGGCCTTCACGCTGCTGCCTCCCGCGGGCGCCTTGCCCTCGCTGCAACCCTATCCCTACTGCGGCCTCAACCTCAAGATACAGCCTTTCCAGGTGCGGCTGCAGCCTCGGGAGGCGGAGGCCCCGGGTCTGGGAGAGTGCCAGTGA
- the LOC105087514 gene encoding steroid 21-hydroxylase isoform X2 → MVPVGLLLLPLLLALLAGARLLWGQWKLRSLHLPPLVPGFLHLLQPNLPIYLLGLTQKLGPIYRVRLGLQDVVVLNSKRTIEEAMVRKWVDFAGRPQIPSYKLVSQHCEDISLGDYSLLWKAHKKLTRSALLLGIRNSMEPWVEQLTQEFCERMRAQAGAPVTIQKEFSFLTCSIICYLTFGDKEETLVHAIHDCVQDLMKTWDHWSLQMLDMVPFLRVRRQSPGTPGSWEKGLGEQASFPAATLSCSLPQFFPNPSLWRLKQALENRDHIVEKQLRRHKESMVAGQWRDMVDYMLQGVGRPREGEGPGQLLEGHVHMSVVDLFIGGTETTAITLSWAVAFLLHHPEIQQRLQEELDHELGPRASGTRVPFKDRARLPLLNATIAEVLRLRPVVPLALPHRATRPSSIFGYDIPEGMVVIPNLQGAHLDETVWEQPHEFRPDRFLGPGANPCVLAFGCGARVCLGEPLARLELFVVLVHLLRAFTLLPPAGALPSLQPYPYCGLNLKIQPFQVRLQPREAEAPGLGECQ, encoded by the exons ATGGTCCCcgtggggctgctgctgctgccgctgctgctggcCCTGCTAGCCGGGGCTCGCCTGCTGTGGGGCCAGTGGAAGCTCAGGAGCCTCCACCTCCCCCCTCTTGTTCCTGGCTTCTTGCACCTGCTGCAGCCCAACCTCCCCATCTATCTACTTGGCCTGACTCAGAAACTCGGGCCTATCTACAGGGTCCGCCTTGGGCTGCAAG ATGTGGTGGTGCTGAACTCCAAGAGGACCATTGAGGAGGCCATGGTCAGGAAGTGGGTGGACTTCGCTGGCAGACCCCAGATACCATCCT ACAAGCTGGTGTCTCAGCACTGTGAGGACATCTCCCTGGGGGACTACTCCCTGCTCTGGAAGGCCCACAAGAAGCTCACCCGCTCTGCCCTGCTGCTGGGCATCCGCAACTCCATGGAGCCCTGGGTGGAGCAGCTGACCCAGGAGTTCTGTGAG CGCATGAGAGCCCAGGCCGGTGCCCCTGTGACCATCCAGAAGGAATTCTCTTTCCTCACCTGCAGCATCATCTGTTACCTTACCTTTGGAGACAAG GAGGAGACCTTAGTACATGCCATTCATGACTGTGTCCAAGACTTGATGAAAACCTGGGACCACTGGTCCCTCCAAATGTTGGACATGGTTCCCTTTCTCAGGGTGAGGAGGCAGAGCCCCGGCACACCTGGGTCCTGGGAGAAAGGGTTGGGGGAACAGGCTTCCTTCCCAGCAGCTACACTCTCTTGCTCTCTGCCCCAGTtcttccccaaccccagcctctgGAGGCTGAAGCAGGCCTTGGAGAACAGGGACCACATTGTAGAGAAGCAGCTGAGGCGGCACAAG gagagCATGGTGGCCGGCCAGTGGAGGGACATGGTGGACTACATGCTCCAAGGGGTGGGGAGGCCAAGAGAGGGAGAGGGCCCTGGACAGCTCCTCGAAGGGCACGTGCATATGTCTGTGGTGGACCTTTTCATCGGTGGCACTGAGACCACGGCGATAACCCTTTCCTGGGCTGTGGCCTTCCTGCTTCACCACCCTGAG ATTCAGCAGCGACTGCAGGAGGAGCTGGATCATGAGCTGGGCCCCAGAGCCTCAGGTACCCGAGTCCCATTCAAGGACCGGGCTCGGCTGCCCTTGCTCAACGCCACCATCGCGGAGGTGCTGCGCCTGCGGCCCGTTGTGCCCCTGGCCTTGCCGCACCGCGCCACGCGGCCTAGCAG CATCTTCGGCTATGACATCCCCGAGGGCATGGTGGTCATCCCCAACCTCCAAGGCGCCCACCTTGACGAGACGGTCTGGGAGCAGCCTCACGAGTTCCGGCCGG ACCGCTTCCTGGGCCCGGGCGCCAACCCCTGCGTGTTGGCGTTTGGCTGCGGGGCGCGCGTGTGCCTGGGCGAGCCGCTGGCGCGCCTGGAGCTCTTCGTGGTGCTGGTGCACCTGCTCCGGGCCTTCACGCTGCTGCCTCCCGCGGGCGCCTTGCCCTCGCTGCAACCCTATCCCTACTGCGGCCTCAACCTCAAGATACAGCCTTTCCAGGTGCGGCTGCAGCCTCGGGAGGCGGAGGCCCCGGGTCTGGGAGAGTGCCAGTGA
- the LOC105087514 gene encoding steroid 21-hydroxylase isoform X4, with protein sequence MVPVGLLLLPLLLALLAGARLLWGQWKLRSLHLPPLVPGFLHLLQPNLPIYLLGLTQKLGPIYRVRLGLQDVVVLNSKRTIEEAMVRKWVDFAGRPQIPSYKLVSQHCEDISLGDYSLLWKAHKKLTRSALLLGIRNSMEPWVEQLTQEFCERMRAQAGAPVTIQKEFSFLTCSIICYLTFGDKEETLVHAIHDCVQDLMKTWDHWSLQMLDMVPFLRFFPNPSLWRLKQALENRDHIVEKQLRRHKESMVAGQWRDMVDYMLQGVGRPREGEGPGQLLEGHVHMSVVDLFIGGTETTAITLSWAVAFLLHHPEIQQRLQEELDHELGPRASGTRVPFKDRARLPLLNATIAEVLRLRPVVPLALPHRATRPSSIFGYDIPEGMVVIPNLQGAHLDETVWEQPHEFRPDRFLGPGANPCVLAFGCGARVCLGEPLARLELFVVLVHLLRAFTLLPPAGALPSLQPYPYCGLNLKIQPFQVRLQPREAEAPGLGECQ encoded by the exons ATGGTCCCcgtggggctgctgctgctgccgctgctgctggcCCTGCTAGCCGGGGCTCGCCTGCTGTGGGGCCAGTGGAAGCTCAGGAGCCTCCACCTCCCCCCTCTTGTTCCTGGCTTCTTGCACCTGCTGCAGCCCAACCTCCCCATCTATCTACTTGGCCTGACTCAGAAACTCGGGCCTATCTACAGGGTCCGCCTTGGGCTGCAAG ATGTGGTGGTGCTGAACTCCAAGAGGACCATTGAGGAGGCCATGGTCAGGAAGTGGGTGGACTTCGCTGGCAGACCCCAGATACCATCCT ACAAGCTGGTGTCTCAGCACTGTGAGGACATCTCCCTGGGGGACTACTCCCTGCTCTGGAAGGCCCACAAGAAGCTCACCCGCTCTGCCCTGCTGCTGGGCATCCGCAACTCCATGGAGCCCTGGGTGGAGCAGCTGACCCAGGAGTTCTGTGAG CGCATGAGAGCCCAGGCCGGTGCCCCTGTGACCATCCAGAAGGAATTCTCTTTCCTCACCTGCAGCATCATCTGTTACCTTACCTTTGGAGACAAG GAGGAGACCTTAGTACATGCCATTCATGACTGTGTCCAAGACTTGATGAAAACCTGGGACCACTGGTCCCTCCAAATGTTGGACATGGTTCCCTTTCTCAGG TtcttccccaaccccagcctctgGAGGCTGAAGCAGGCCTTGGAGAACAGGGACCACATTGTAGAGAAGCAGCTGAGGCGGCACAAG gagagCATGGTGGCCGGCCAGTGGAGGGACATGGTGGACTACATGCTCCAAGGGGTGGGGAGGCCAAGAGAGGGAGAGGGCCCTGGACAGCTCCTCGAAGGGCACGTGCATATGTCTGTGGTGGACCTTTTCATCGGTGGCACTGAGACCACGGCGATAACCCTTTCCTGGGCTGTGGCCTTCCTGCTTCACCACCCTGAG ATTCAGCAGCGACTGCAGGAGGAGCTGGATCATGAGCTGGGCCCCAGAGCCTCAGGTACCCGAGTCCCATTCAAGGACCGGGCTCGGCTGCCCTTGCTCAACGCCACCATCGCGGAGGTGCTGCGCCTGCGGCCCGTTGTGCCCCTGGCCTTGCCGCACCGCGCCACGCGGCCTAGCAG CATCTTCGGCTATGACATCCCCGAGGGCATGGTGGTCATCCCCAACCTCCAAGGCGCCCACCTTGACGAGACGGTCTGGGAGCAGCCTCACGAGTTCCGGCCGG ACCGCTTCCTGGGCCCGGGCGCCAACCCCTGCGTGTTGGCGTTTGGCTGCGGGGCGCGCGTGTGCCTGGGCGAGCCGCTGGCGCGCCTGGAGCTCTTCGTGGTGCTGGTGCACCTGCTCCGGGCCTTCACGCTGCTGCCTCCCGCGGGCGCCTTGCCCTCGCTGCAACCCTATCCCTACTGCGGCCTCAACCTCAAGATACAGCCTTTCCAGGTGCGGCTGCAGCCTCGGGAGGCGGAGGCCCCGGGTCTGGGAGAGTGCCAGTGA
- the LOC105087514 gene encoding steroid 21-hydroxylase isoform X5, which produces MVPVGLLLLPLLLALLAGARLLWGQWKLRSLHLPPLVPGFLHLLQPNLPIYLLGLTQKLGPIYRVRLGLQDVVVLNSKRTIEEAMVRKWVDFAGRPQIPSYKLVSQHCEDISLGDYSLLWKAHKKLTRSALLLGIRNSMEPWVEQLTQEFCERMRAQAGAPVTIQKEFSFLTCSIICYLTFGDKESMVAGQWRDMVDYMLQGVGRPREGEGPGQLLEGHVHMSVVDLFIGGTETTAITLSWAVAFLLHHPEIQQRLQEELDHELGPRASGTRVPFKDRARLPLLNATIAEVLRLRPVVPLALPHRATRPSSIFGYDIPEGMVVIPNLQGAHLDETVWEQPHEFRPDRFLGPGANPCVLAFGCGARVCLGEPLARLELFVVLVHLLRAFTLLPPAGALPSLQPYPYCGLNLKIQPFQVRLQPREAEAPGLGECQ; this is translated from the exons ATGGTCCCcgtggggctgctgctgctgccgctgctgctggcCCTGCTAGCCGGGGCTCGCCTGCTGTGGGGCCAGTGGAAGCTCAGGAGCCTCCACCTCCCCCCTCTTGTTCCTGGCTTCTTGCACCTGCTGCAGCCCAACCTCCCCATCTATCTACTTGGCCTGACTCAGAAACTCGGGCCTATCTACAGGGTCCGCCTTGGGCTGCAAG ATGTGGTGGTGCTGAACTCCAAGAGGACCATTGAGGAGGCCATGGTCAGGAAGTGGGTGGACTTCGCTGGCAGACCCCAGATACCATCCT ACAAGCTGGTGTCTCAGCACTGTGAGGACATCTCCCTGGGGGACTACTCCCTGCTCTGGAAGGCCCACAAGAAGCTCACCCGCTCTGCCCTGCTGCTGGGCATCCGCAACTCCATGGAGCCCTGGGTGGAGCAGCTGACCCAGGAGTTCTGTGAG CGCATGAGAGCCCAGGCCGGTGCCCCTGTGACCATCCAGAAGGAATTCTCTTTCCTCACCTGCAGCATCATCTGTTACCTTACCTTTGGAGACAAG gagagCATGGTGGCCGGCCAGTGGAGGGACATGGTGGACTACATGCTCCAAGGGGTGGGGAGGCCAAGAGAGGGAGAGGGCCCTGGACAGCTCCTCGAAGGGCACGTGCATATGTCTGTGGTGGACCTTTTCATCGGTGGCACTGAGACCACGGCGATAACCCTTTCCTGGGCTGTGGCCTTCCTGCTTCACCACCCTGAG ATTCAGCAGCGACTGCAGGAGGAGCTGGATCATGAGCTGGGCCCCAGAGCCTCAGGTACCCGAGTCCCATTCAAGGACCGGGCTCGGCTGCCCTTGCTCAACGCCACCATCGCGGAGGTGCTGCGCCTGCGGCCCGTTGTGCCCCTGGCCTTGCCGCACCGCGCCACGCGGCCTAGCAG CATCTTCGGCTATGACATCCCCGAGGGCATGGTGGTCATCCCCAACCTCCAAGGCGCCCACCTTGACGAGACGGTCTGGGAGCAGCCTCACGAGTTCCGGCCGG ACCGCTTCCTGGGCCCGGGCGCCAACCCCTGCGTGTTGGCGTTTGGCTGCGGGGCGCGCGTGTGCCTGGGCGAGCCGCTGGCGCGCCTGGAGCTCTTCGTGGTGCTGGTGCACCTGCTCCGGGCCTTCACGCTGCTGCCTCCCGCGGGCGCCTTGCCCTCGCTGCAACCCTATCCCTACTGCGGCCTCAACCTCAAGATACAGCCTTTCCAGGTGCGGCTGCAGCCTCGGGAGGCGGAGGCCCCGGGTCTGGGAGAGTGCCAGTGA